One Leucoraja erinacea ecotype New England chromosome 3, Leri_hhj_1, whole genome shotgun sequence genomic window carries:
- the jtb gene encoding protein JTB: MRVTCGSWSRAKAPLVSLVTCGGRAVGHTEAPAPPLMVVSQLSPCGGSRSRGLATAVQPILNGTQRRVKNKKMLQFAEMMYLLVYLCTIWSVFTSFRICEAVPFQSQKNTTNNLHPRPCWEIEEYSIVRECSPCTDYEKTVHIECKFTGFVEDVKCTKDHRYRSCRSVAMEEVKFWKFEGIVVLVGVIFAIIVTYRQRTLDRHAEQKVRRQLEEI, from the exons ATGCGGGTCACGTGTGGTAGTTGGTCACGTGCAAAGGCTCCGCTAGTATCTTTGGTCACGTGTGGCGGGCGGGCGGTTGGTCACACAGAAGCCCCGGCCCCTCCCCTGATGGTGGTTTCTCAGCTCTCGCCGTGCGGCGGCTCACGAAGCCGGGGGTTGGCGACGGCCG TGCAGCCAATCCTTAACGGTACCCAGAGAAGAGTGAAAAATAAGAAAATGTTACAGTTTGCAGAGATGATGTACCTTCTAGTCTACCTATGTACAATATGGAGTGTGTTCACATCTTTCAG GATATGTGAAGCTGTGCCATTCCAGTCACAAAAGAATACAA CAAATAATTTGCACCCAAGACCTTGCTGGGAAATTGAAGAATACAGCATTGTAAGAGAATGTAGTCCTTGCACTGATTACGAAAAG ACCGTGCATATAGAATGTAAATTTACTGGATTTGTTGAAGATGTAAAATGTACGAAAGACCACAGATACAGAAG CTGTCGTTCAGTTGCAATGGAGGAAGTGAAATTCTGGAAGTTTGAAGGAATTGTTGTTTTGGTTGGTGTAATCTTTGCCATCATTGTTACTTACCGACAAAGAACCCTAGACAGGCATGCTGAACAAAAAGTACGACGACAGCTTGAAGAGATTTAG